A single window of Melospiza georgiana isolate bMelGeo1 chromosome 19, bMelGeo1.pri, whole genome shotgun sequence DNA harbors:
- the PSPH gene encoding phosphoserine phosphatase produces MASLMELKEIFRSADAVCFDVDSTVIREEGIDELAKFCGVGDAVAEMTRRAMGGTVTFKAALTARLGLIRPSYEQVQKLISDNPPQLTPGIRELVSRLHQRGVQVFLVSGGFQSIVEHVALQLNIPTANVFANRLKFYFNGEYAGFDETQPTAESGGKGKVITHLKEQFHFKKVVMIGDGATDMEACPPGDCFIGFGGNVVRKQVKEKAKWYITHFDELLKELEER; encoded by the exons ATGGCATCCCTGATGGAGCTGAAGGAGATCTTCCGCAGCGCCGACGCCGTGTGCTTCGACGTGGACAGCACAGTCATCAGGGAGGAGGGCATCGACGAGCTGGCCAAGTTCTGCGGGGTCGGGGACGCCGTGGCAGAGAT GACCCGCAGAGCCATGGGTGGCACTGTGACATTCAAGGCAGCTCTCACAGCACGGTTAGGTCTCATCAGGCCCTCCTATGAACAAGTGCAGAAATTAATATCTGACAACCCACCTCAGCTAACTCCAGGAATAAG ggagctggTGAGCAGACTCCACCAACGAGGGGTTCAGGTGTTCCTGGTCTCGGGGGGCTTTCAGAGCATTGTGGAACACGTGGCCCTGCAGCTGAACATCCCCACAGCAAACGTCTTTGCCAACAGGCTCAAGTTCTACTTCAACG GAGAATATGCAGGATTTGATGAAACACAACCAACAGCTGAATcaggggggaaaggaaaggttATCACTCATCTGAAAGAACAGTTCCATTTCAAGAAGGTGGTTATGATTGGGGATGGAGCTACAGACATGGAAGCCTGCCCTCCTGGA GATTGCTTCATTGGATTTGGAGGCAATGTGGTCAGAAAGCAAGTGAAGGAGAAAGCCAAGTGGTACATCACCCACTTTGATGAACTGCTAAAGGAGCTGGAAGAGCGATAA